From Pseudoalteromonas rubra, one genomic window encodes:
- a CDS encoding baseplate assembly protein encodes MSLTNFSAIDMARLPTPKLIEPLSFDEIKTAIVAEFSQRYDGEGLDYASDPAIKLIEAFAYREMLLRQRINEAAEAVLLAKASSSELDYLGARFGVERAELAPGSDTVIPPVPAQYESDERYRERIRLALEGFSTAGPAGAYVFHAMKASPKVRDVYVSAPEFERATVVDGTATSAFVLNCTSNAGLSEPMPGDVAVTILSEEGSGLASDTLLNTVQTYLSQDEIRPLTDRVRVKPALIRRFSINARLYVYPGMDSNAIKQLAIDTTSDWLSEHRKLGHDISLSALYAVLHREGVQRVELLEPQWDITVGQDEAAYCTSIAVDIGGEHV; translated from the coding sequence ATGTCTCTGACCAATTTTAGTGCCATAGATATGGCACGCTTACCTACGCCGAAGCTGATTGAGCCGCTGAGCTTTGATGAGATAAAAACCGCGATTGTGGCGGAGTTTTCACAGCGCTATGACGGGGAAGGGCTGGATTATGCCAGTGATCCCGCCATTAAGCTCATAGAGGCCTTTGCCTATCGGGAAATGCTGTTGCGGCAACGCATTAATGAGGCGGCCGAAGCTGTTTTACTGGCCAAAGCCAGCAGCAGTGAGCTGGATTATCTGGGGGCGCGCTTTGGTGTTGAACGTGCCGAGCTCGCACCGGGTAGTGACACCGTGATCCCTCCTGTGCCAGCGCAGTATGAAAGTGATGAGCGCTATCGTGAACGCATTCGCCTGGCACTGGAAGGATTCAGTACCGCGGGACCCGCGGGCGCCTATGTGTTTCATGCTATGAAAGCCTCACCGAAGGTGCGGGATGTGTATGTATCCGCACCTGAATTCGAGCGCGCAACTGTGGTTGATGGCACTGCGACAAGCGCGTTTGTACTTAACTGTACATCAAATGCAGGATTGAGCGAGCCGATGCCGGGTGATGTGGCAGTGACCATCCTCAGTGAAGAGGGCTCGGGCCTGGCATCAGACACTTTACTGAATACAGTCCAGACGTATCTTAGCCAGGATGAGATCCGTCCGCTGACGGACAGAGTCAGGGTGAAACCTGCTTTGATACGCCGTTTCAGCATCAACGCGCGCTTGTATGTGTATCCAGGGATGGACAGCAATGCAATAAAACAGCTGGCGATTGACACCACCTCAGACTGGCTCAGTGAACACCGTAAGCTCGGCCATGATATTTCCCTGTCAGCCCTGTATGCGGTATTGCATCGTGAGGGGGTGCAGCGGGTTGAGTTACTCGAACCACAGTGGGATATCACGGTGGGGCAGGATGAAGCAGCATACTGTACTTCGATAGCAGTCGACATTGGAGGCGAGCATGTCTGA
- a CDS encoding phage tail-collar fiber domain-containing protein, whose translation MSIYTPIITQAGINAAVNAQTHGIQLEIGRIGVGDTGYVPNRTQTRLQNERNNVQVSDGRVVGDGQFHLSGIFTDDTQYAVREVGFYLNDHSDDAQKTLFAIWSHPEHVLFYQTPVARVVQGFDLTLTAVPYEHLTVNTSGDLKLFHTPEFVAMTEAQTSMVIAQLQSNHRQIQFNERLLELGV comes from the coding sequence ATGAGTATCTATACACCAATTATTACCCAGGCGGGGATCAACGCCGCCGTGAATGCACAGACCCATGGCATTCAATTAGAGATCGGGCGCATTGGCGTCGGTGACACAGGCTATGTGCCTAATCGCACCCAGACGCGGCTGCAAAATGAACGAAACAATGTCCAGGTCAGTGACGGCCGGGTGGTGGGTGATGGCCAGTTTCATTTGTCCGGTATATTTACCGACGACACACAATATGCCGTCCGCGAAGTGGGCTTTTATCTGAATGATCATTCCGATGATGCACAGAAAACCTTGTTTGCCATCTGGTCGCATCCGGAGCATGTATTGTTTTATCAAACCCCGGTTGCCCGCGTGGTACAGGGCTTTGACCTGACATTAACGGCGGTGCCGTATGAGCATCTGACTGTGAATACCAGCGGGGATCTGAAGCTGTTTCACACCCCCGAATTTGTGGCCATGACAGAGGCGCAAACCAGTATGGTCATTGCCCAGTTGCAGTCAAACCACAGACAAATTCAATTTAACGAACGTTTACTCGAACTAGGAGTGTAA
- a CDS encoding phage tail protein I, with protein sequence MTASTDLLPLGASELERSLSAATHHAERGVAPELVAKLWDPQTCPESLLPWLAWALSVDEWDENWPSEAKRALIARSVPIHKHKGTVGSVKRALSALGLELEFFEWFEDTDDVYLAPYLSKEPHTFVFIAWANALPYTSRAVKLDQNLYDAIHRVTNQTKPQKAHFDFLVGMKMASAAAVGAIVHPITHKRLYGAVEPCIGDKAKQRDSQVSLSVAASLSDKRYQVLRHRAGVDKLRHRISQCSLRQAFCMTRRPVQVVRFRGLSDQRIPDEFINSVSCAAAVMHISRRRVSAVRCYGTLGAPA encoded by the coding sequence GTGACAGCCAGTACTGATTTACTGCCGCTAGGTGCCTCGGAGTTAGAACGCAGCCTGAGTGCGGCAACACACCATGCTGAGCGGGGCGTCGCGCCTGAGCTCGTGGCCAAACTCTGGGATCCGCAAACGTGTCCGGAGTCTCTGCTGCCCTGGCTGGCCTGGGCCCTGTCGGTGGACGAATGGGATGAAAACTGGCCGAGCGAGGCCAAACGGGCGTTGATCGCTCGCTCAGTTCCGATCCACAAACACAAGGGAACCGTCGGCTCAGTGAAACGCGCATTGTCTGCATTGGGTCTGGAGCTGGAGTTTTTTGAGTGGTTTGAAGATACCGATGATGTTTATCTGGCCCCTTATTTAAGCAAGGAGCCGCATACCTTCGTTTTTATCGCCTGGGCTAATGCGCTGCCTTACACCAGTCGGGCCGTCAAGCTGGATCAAAACCTTTACGATGCTATCCATCGGGTGACAAACCAGACTAAGCCACAAAAGGCGCACTTTGATTTCCTGGTGGGGATGAAAATGGCGAGCGCTGCGGCGGTGGGGGCGATCGTTCATCCGATCACACATAAGCGCTTATATGGTGCGGTTGAGCCCTGTATTGGCGACAAAGCCAAACAGCGTGACAGCCAGGTGAGTCTGTCTGTGGCTGCCTCTCTATCTGATAAGCGTTATCAGGTACTCAGACACCGTGCTGGAGTAGATAAACTGCGTCACCGGATCTCGCAGTGCAGTTTACGTCAGGCGTTTTGCATGACACGTCGACCTGTGCAGGTTGTTCGTTTCAGAGGTCTGTCGGATCAGCGTATTCCCGATGAATTTATTAACAGTGTCAGTTGCGCCGCGGCGGTGATGCATATCAGTCGCCGTCGGGTGAGTGCCGTGCGTTGCTACGGCACACTTGGCGCACCTGCATAA
- a CDS encoding helix-turn-helix domain-containing protein — translation MQQKRIPMGADILRFARLLRGYTQAESAAHYGVEERTLRRWENKEYSPRWNDVVGLVEDVYSLDILEVIGKINDDDTTNH, via the coding sequence ATGCAGCAAAAACGAATCCCTATGGGGGCTGATATCCTGAGGTTTGCCCGTCTCTTAAGAGGTTATACGCAGGCTGAGTCAGCAGCACATTATGGCGTTGAAGAGCGCACGCTGAGACGCTGGGAAAATAAAGAATACAGCCCTAGGTGGAACGACGTTGTCGGTCTGGTCGAGGATGTTTATTCACTCGATATTTTAGAAGTAATAGGAAAGATCAATGATGATGACACAACCAACCATTAA
- a CDS encoding glycoside hydrolase family protein: MTIMNTVEQIKKHEGFRRFPYYCTAGKLTIGYGRNLEQNGIAEEEAEQLLAQDVANAQAGVRRRVDISHCNEARQAVLTNMAFNLGVRGLLGFSNMLDAVQHGDFERAALEMLDSRWAKQVPERAEELAQQMLSGQWQS; the protein is encoded by the coding sequence ATGACAATTATGAATACGGTTGAGCAGATAAAAAAACATGAGGGATTCCGGCGTTTTCCTTATTACTGCACGGCTGGCAAACTCACCATAGGATATGGCAGAAATTTGGAACAAAATGGCATAGCTGAAGAAGAAGCTGAGCAGTTGTTGGCACAAGATGTAGCCAATGCTCAGGCTGGTGTACGGCGTCGTGTTGATATCTCTCACTGCAATGAAGCCCGTCAGGCGGTGCTGACAAATATGGCCTTCAACCTTGGTGTGCGAGGGTTGCTGGGTTTCAGTAACATGCTTGATGCAGTGCAGCATGGCGATTTTGAGCGAGCAGCATTGGAAATGCTAGATAGCCGCTGGGCCAAACAAGTTCCTGAGCGCGCAGAGGAGCTGGCGCAACAAATGCTCAGTGGACAGTGGCAATCTTAA
- the ettA gene encoding energy-dependent translational throttle protein EttA yields MAQYIYTMSRVSKVVPPKRTILKDISLCFFPGAKIGVLGLNGAGKSTLLRIMAGVDTEFEGEARPQPGTKIGYLPQEPVLDESKTVRETIEEAVGDVKRALSRLDEVYAEYAMEDADFDALAKEQGELEAIIQAHDGHNLDNALERAADALRLPEWDAKIEHLSGGERRRVAICRLLLEKPDMLLLDEPTNHLDAESVAWLERFLHDYEGTVVAITHDRYFLDNVAGWILELDRGHGIPWEGNYSSWLEQKDARLKQEEKSEKARQKSIEKELEWVRSNPKGRQAKSKARMAQFSELQQSDYQKRNETNELFIPPGPRLGDQVIEVNNLTKSFGDRVLIDNLSFSVPKGAIVGIIGANGAGKSTLFRMLSGQHQPDSGDIVLGETVELATVEQFRDDMDGNNTVFQEVSDGQDILKIGNFEVPSRAYVGRFNFKGNDQQKFVKELSGGERNRLHLAKLLKAGGNVILLDEPTNDLDVETLRALENAILEFPGCVMCISHDRWFLDRIATHILDYRDEGQVNFFDGNYTEYEEWLKKTYGAEAAEPKRIKYKKIG; encoded by the coding sequence ATGGCTCAATATATCTATACAATGTCGCGGGTGAGCAAAGTCGTTCCACCCAAACGCACAATCTTAAAAGATATTTCTCTGTGCTTTTTTCCAGGTGCCAAAATTGGTGTGCTTGGTCTAAATGGTGCAGGTAAATCAACCCTGCTACGTATCATGGCCGGGGTAGATACCGAGTTTGAAGGGGAAGCACGTCCGCAGCCAGGCACAAAAATTGGTTACCTGCCTCAGGAGCCAGTGCTGGATGAAAGCAAAACAGTGCGCGAAACCATTGAAGAAGCCGTGGGCGACGTAAAACGTGCACTGAGCCGTCTGGATGAAGTATACGCTGAGTATGCAATGGAAGACGCCGACTTCGACGCCCTTGCTAAAGAGCAAGGCGAACTCGAAGCCATCATTCAAGCACACGATGGTCATAACCTGGATAACGCGCTGGAGCGTGCTGCTGATGCGCTGCGCTTACCTGAGTGGGATGCCAAAATTGAGCACCTGTCGGGGGGTGAACGTCGCCGGGTTGCAATCTGTCGCCTGTTACTTGAAAAACCAGACATGCTGTTACTGGACGAGCCAACCAACCACCTGGATGCCGAATCAGTGGCCTGGTTAGAACGTTTCTTACATGACTACGAAGGCACTGTCGTTGCCATTACCCACGACCGTTACTTCCTTGATAATGTGGCGGGCTGGATCCTGGAACTAGACCGTGGCCACGGTATTCCGTGGGAAGGTAACTACTCTTCATGGCTGGAGCAAAAAGATGCCCGTCTGAAACAGGAAGAGAAATCAGAAAAAGCACGCCAGAAGTCTATCGAGAAAGAGCTTGAGTGGGTACGTTCAAACCCGAAAGGTCGTCAGGCAAAATCAAAAGCACGTATGGCACAGTTCAGCGAACTTCAGCAGTCTGATTACCAAAAACGTAACGAGACCAATGAACTGTTCATCCCACCAGGGCCTCGCCTGGGCGACCAGGTAATTGAAGTCAATAACCTGACCAAGAGCTTTGGTGATCGCGTCCTGATCGACAACTTAAGCTTCTCAGTACCTAAAGGTGCTATCGTCGGTATTATCGGCGCCAACGGCGCGGGTAAATCAACTCTGTTCAGAATGCTCAGTGGTCAACATCAACCGGACAGCGGCGACATTGTACTGGGTGAAACCGTAGAGCTGGCAACCGTTGAGCAGTTCCGCGACGACATGGACGGTAACAACACCGTATTCCAGGAAGTTTCTGATGGCCAGGACATCCTGAAAATTGGCAACTTTGAAGTGCCCAGCCGTGCTTATGTTGGCCGCTTTAACTTCAAAGGCAACGATCAGCAGAAATTTGTAAAGGAACTCTCTGGTGGTGAGCGCAACCGTTTACACCTGGCCAAGCTGCTTAAGGCCGGTGGTAACGTGATCCTGCTGGACGAACCAACCAACGACCTGGACGTGGAAACTCTGCGTGCACTGGAAAACGCGATTCTGGAATTCCCGGGCTGCGTTATGTGTATCTCGCACGACCGTTGGTTCCTTGACCGTATCGCAACTCATATTCTGGATTACCGCGACGAAGGTCAGGTGAACTTCTTCGATGGCAACTACACAGAATATGAAGAATGGCTGAAAAAGACCTATGGTGCTGAGGCCGCAGAACCCAAGCGCATCAAATATAAGAAAATTGGTTAA
- a CDS encoding PilZ domain-containing protein, whose protein sequence is MKERRRFSRVLFSNPAVLMTASGDYKCEVIDLSLNGALVTLPVGYVPLRDEPASLRFALPQSDIQIAMEVQIRHIEDCHLGVHCNQIDLDSVTHLKRLIELNLGDDDVLHRDLEQLLLHD, encoded by the coding sequence ATGAAAGAACGTAGACGATTTTCACGCGTACTGTTTTCTAACCCGGCAGTATTGATGACGGCCAGCGGCGATTACAAGTGCGAAGTCATCGACCTGTCACTCAATGGCGCTTTAGTAACTTTACCTGTGGGGTATGTACCCCTCAGAGATGAGCCGGCCAGCCTGCGCTTTGCCCTGCCGCAAAGTGACATACAGATAGCAATGGAAGTACAGATCCGTCATATTGAAGACTGTCACCTCGGTGTACACTGTAATCAGATCGATCTAGATAGTGTAACGCATCTCAAGCGCCTGATTGAACTTAATCTGGGGGATGATGACGTACTTCACCGTGATCTTGAGCAACTGCTGTTGCACGACTGA
- a CDS encoding phage tail-collar fiber domain-containing protein, whose product MSILLQPVITSAGLSALFRAQQGGFKAKISKVGLGSGSYQPHEGITRLQDEKYKLELASAKTLADGKQLHLTVRDAEPIAGEGFFVNEIGFYTEEEVDGQIQHVLFAVYSSPTESIAYKSNDVELLLAFDLTLTGVPSDSITVIDQGVELNILVAPELAKMGSAQIGNMHRHLKLKFALMDNGVL is encoded by the coding sequence ATGAGTATTTTACTACAGCCCGTGATCACTTCTGCGGGCTTGTCGGCGCTGTTCAGAGCGCAACAGGGCGGCTTCAAAGCCAAAATCAGTAAAGTGGGCCTGGGCAGCGGCAGTTATCAGCCCCATGAGGGGATCACTCGTCTGCAGGATGAGAAGTACAAACTGGAACTGGCCAGTGCCAAAACACTCGCCGATGGCAAACAGCTACACCTGACGGTGCGTGATGCTGAGCCGATAGCGGGAGAAGGCTTTTTCGTCAATGAAATTGGTTTTTACACCGAAGAAGAAGTCGATGGACAAATACAGCACGTGTTGTTCGCTGTGTATTCTTCCCCAACCGAGTCAATTGCTTATAAGTCTAATGACGTTGAGTTGTTACTGGCGTTTGACCTGACCCTGACAGGCGTGCCATCAGACTCAATCACCGTGATCGATCAGGGGGTTGAGCTCAATATTTTGGTGGCCCCTGAGCTGGCCAAAATGGGCTCAGCACAAATCGGTAATATGCATCGACATTTGAAACTCAAGTTTGCACTGATGGACAACGGGGTGCTTTAG
- a CDS encoding baseplate assembly protein, which produces MNTAIDLSRLAPPAVIETLNYGEIRAELVEAISERLPGHSFLASDPAIKVLEVAAYRELLLRQRVNDAAQAVMLAFASGSDLDHLGGLFGVARADAEEDERYRARIPLSLESHSMAGTTGAYQFQSLLADARVRDVHVASSTPGVVEVTVLTDLGADLAEVQSAVADHLNHEDIRPLTDQVQVSATRPTSVPVEAHVYLNPGVNESQVRLVIDTALDAFNRAHTRLGKEIPHSAIIDLLHQGGVRKIKLLSPSDDITPEDTQAMSLSLQLSFF; this is translated from the coding sequence ATGAATACCGCGATAGATCTGTCACGTCTTGCACCACCTGCGGTGATAGAAACACTGAACTACGGAGAGATCCGCGCTGAGCTAGTCGAGGCGATATCGGAACGTTTGCCTGGACATAGCTTTTTGGCGTCTGATCCTGCCATCAAAGTGCTAGAGGTTGCTGCCTATCGGGAACTGCTCCTGAGACAAAGGGTGAATGACGCTGCACAAGCGGTGATGCTGGCCTTCGCCTCAGGCAGTGATCTTGATCATCTCGGTGGGTTGTTTGGTGTTGCACGGGCTGACGCAGAAGAGGATGAGCGTTATCGGGCGCGTATTCCGCTTTCTTTAGAAAGCCACAGTATGGCAGGTACCACAGGCGCTTATCAGTTTCAGTCTCTGCTTGCTGACGCTCGGGTACGAGATGTTCATGTTGCATCAAGCACACCCGGCGTGGTTGAAGTAACAGTGCTTACCGACTTAGGTGCTGATCTGGCAGAGGTACAAAGTGCAGTGGCAGACCATCTGAATCATGAGGATATTCGGCCATTGACGGATCAGGTTCAGGTATCGGCCACACGGCCAACCAGTGTGCCCGTTGAAGCGCACGTTTATCTTAACCCGGGTGTGAATGAGTCGCAGGTCAGACTGGTAATAGATACTGCGCTGGATGCTTTTAACCGGGCGCATACTCGGTTGGGTAAAGAGATCCCGCACTCTGCAATTATCGATCTGTTACATCAGGGCGGGGTGCGCAAAATCAAATTATTGTCACCTTCGGATGACATTACGCCCGAAGATACGCAGGCCATGAGTTTGTCGCTGCAACTGAGTTTTTTCTAG
- a CDS encoding phage tail protein I → MSESLLPCQASQFERALDNAGSRIAQLPVSLSQLWDPWRCPAHFLPWLADGLSVDSWDSLWPEQVQRQVIAASVPNHRIKGTVGAIKQSLHSLNASVELTEWWQTGGVPHSAELLALAHENLDPQGSTLLTPKLQAQLWQSVAATKPCRSQIQFSVGVMLQNNLAMAAGSDAVSAQTGRWHQHYDFTFSTSSTYLSGAAQSLSVSTPCLRQSAHMQLNSGVWAAGGMVITQLQQVAMTTV, encoded by the coding sequence ATGTCTGAGTCACTGTTACCCTGTCAGGCGAGTCAGTTTGAACGTGCGCTGGATAACGCAGGCAGTCGCATTGCACAGCTGCCCGTGTCACTCTCGCAACTGTGGGATCCGTGGCGCTGTCCGGCACATTTTCTGCCCTGGTTGGCTGATGGATTAAGCGTGGACAGCTGGGACAGTCTCTGGCCCGAGCAGGTTCAGCGCCAGGTGATTGCTGCCAGTGTACCGAATCACAGAATTAAAGGTACCGTCGGGGCAATCAAGCAGTCTCTGCACAGCCTGAACGCCAGTGTGGAACTGACTGAGTGGTGGCAAACCGGTGGTGTACCTCATAGCGCTGAGTTACTGGCACTGGCCCATGAAAACCTGGATCCACAAGGCAGCACATTACTGACCCCAAAACTTCAGGCACAGCTGTGGCAAAGCGTGGCAGCGACTAAGCCATGCCGCAGCCAGATCCAATTTAGTGTTGGGGTGATGCTACAGAACAATCTGGCTATGGCCGCGGGCTCGGATGCTGTCAGTGCTCAGACTGGTCGATGGCACCAACACTACGATTTTACTTTTTCAACTTCATCAACATACCTGTCAGGGGCTGCACAGTCTTTGTCGGTGTCTACACCCTGTTTACGTCAGTCCGCACACATGCAACTGAATAGTGGGGTGTGGGCGGCTGGCGGCATGGTAATTACGCAGCTGCAACAGGTCGCGATGACAACCGTTTAG